The following are from one region of the Capsicum annuum cultivar UCD-10X-F1 chromosome 1, UCD10Xv1.1, whole genome shotgun sequence genome:
- the LOC124889424 gene encoding homologous-pairing protein 2 homolog, whose translation MVDEMEKKLIKLWKGVTLVSPEDRLAIEGLYSKALNQRRRRKRMFRDVWDAITENSPKNPKEFKEEHGVEYDEDVGVNFQSFADLIQHGKKRR comes from the exons atggttgatgagatggaaaagaaaCTAATTAAATTGTGGAAAGGTGTTACTCTTGTAAGTCCAGAAGATAGATTAGCCATTGAGGGGTTGTATTCGAAAGCTTTAAATCAGAGGAGAAGGCGAAAAAGGATGTTCAGAGATGTATGGGATGCCATAACTGAGAACTCACCCAAAAATCCAAAAGAGTTTAAG GAGGAACATGGCGTTGAATATGATGAGGATGTTGGCGTGAACTTTCAGTCTTTTGCTGACCTGATCCAACATGGCAAGAAACGTCGATAG